One window of Pelmatolapia mariae isolate MD_Pm_ZW linkage group LG18, Pm_UMD_F_2, whole genome shotgun sequence genomic DNA carries:
- the LOC134617072 gene encoding T-lymphocyte surface antigen Ly-9-like, translated as MFFFVILVLLSCTEAEGLQHVFLLRGKDLHLNVVKSVELDKKTDFFWRFNTTNYVGKISYNKEVVLFDGYEGRVEVFGQNYSLLLKNVQHSDSGDYTAVVVGGQEQRVAQYKVIVQDPVSPVNLTVDSVSSGSGSCNLIVTCSTVDSQISSIFTCDAQNCSLVDRGSFKTQTYSSNLTVYLQQDSIVCNHSNQVSVKQTKEEIKLYCKEKPGLQHVFLLRGKDLHLDIKKSVVLDRKTDLFWKFNETNNVAKCGFNNDPVVFDKYEGRAEVFEQNYSLLLKNVQHNDSGDYTAVVSGGKDQNVAEYKVIVQDPVSPVNLTVDSVSGSSDCCNLIVTCSTVDSQISSIFTCDAQNCSLVEKGSFKAQTYSSNLIVYLQQDLIVCNHSNQVSVEQTKEEIKLYCKEKPGISICVVKTVVFSVGLIIMVLAVISVHIMEKIKKRK; from the exons atgtttttctttgtgattCTTGTGTTGCTGTCCTGCACTGAGGCTGAAG gGCTCCAACATGTGTTTCTCCTCCGTGGAAAGGACTTACACTTGAATGTAGTGAAATCTGTTGAACTAGACAAAAAGACTGACTTTTTCTGGAGGTTTAATACCACTAATTATGTTGGTAAAATTAGTTATAATAAAGAGGTAGTATTATTTGACGGTTATGAAGGAAGAGttgaggtttttggacaaaattACTCTTTGCTGTTAAAGAATGTACAACACAGTGACAGTGGAGATTATACTGCAGTTGTGGTTGGAGGACAAGAGCAAAGGGTAGCTCAATACAAGGTCATAGTCCAAG ATCCAGTGTCTCCAGTTAACCTGACAGTGGACTCTGTGTCCAGCGGTTCAGGCTCCTGTAACCTCATTGTGACCTGCAGCACAGTGGATTCTCAAATCAGCAGTATTTTCACATGTGATGCCCAAAACTGCTCTCTGGTAGATAGAGGAAGCTTTAAGACCCAAACCTATTCTTCCAATCTCACTGTCTATTTGCAGCAAGACTCCATTGTCTGTAATCACAGCAACCAAGTGAGCGTCAAACAGACTAAGGAGGAGATCAAACTTTATTGCAAGGAAAAACCAG ggCTCCAACATGTGTTTCTCCTCCGTGGAAAGGACTTACACCTGGATATAAAGAAATCTGTTGTACTAGACAGAAAAACTGATTTGTTCTGGAAATTTAATGAAACTAACAATGTAGCTAAATGTGGTTTTAATAATGATCCAGTCGTGTTTGACAAATATGAAGGAAGGGCTGAGGTCTTTGAACAAAATTACTCTTTGCTGTTAAAGAATGTGCAACACAATGACAGTGGAGATTATACTGCAGTTGTGTCTGGGGGAAAAGACCAAAATGTAGCTGAATACAAGGTCATAGTCCAAG ATCCAGTGTCTCCAGTTAACCTGACAGTGGACTCTGTGTCCGGCAGCTCAGACTGCTGTAACCTCATTGTGACCTGCAGCACAGTGGATTCTCAAATCAGCAGCATTTTCACATGTGATGCCCAAAACTGCTCTCTGGTAGAAAAAGGAAGCTTTAAAGCCCAAACCTATTCTTCCAATCTCATTGTCTATTTGCAGCAAGACTTAATCGTCTGTAATCACAGCAACCAAGTGAGCGTGGAACAGACTAAGGAGGAGATCAAACTTTATTGCAAGGAAAAACCAG GTATCTCCATCTGTGTGGTGAAGACAGTCGTGTTCTCTGTTGGTCTGATCATCATGGTGTTAGCTGTGATCAGTGTCCACATTATGGAGAAGATTAAGAAGCGAAAATAG